The Acinonyx jubatus isolate Ajub_Pintada_27869175 chromosome D3, VMU_Ajub_asm_v1.0, whole genome shotgun sequence DNA segment aagaacaagATGCAGGGAATAGAGATTGTATCAAGAGTCTGAGAGgcctgtgttttccttctttattcaccAGTCTGCCaaacaaaaagctttttattGCCAGGTTTCGCCACCTACTGGTTGATGTTTACCAGTATCAGTATCATTCAGAAAGTTCTCTTCCTCCATGGCCAGTATAAACACTTTCAAAGTTTATGAAATTCAAGAAGGACATTGTTCCGATCTGGACATACAAATTTTCAATACAGGCATGTTGTAAATATTActactaaatttttaaagaattagaaaaaaaccaaacatcttCCAGGCCCAGACAAGCAATCCAAAATGCTAAATTCCAACTTCAGGTGTCTTCTCTGTTATTGTTTCCCGCTTTATCGAGATACAGTGGACATATATATTATGAACTCTGATGCTAAGTAGAGTCATGTGCCTTCAGATGGTTTGCCTAAGTTGTtggtaatttattatatattattattattattatattatactaaTTCCCAATTAGCATTAGTTGCTAACAGTAATACTGCTCCCGATTCATTACTGCCCCAGAGACTTGTCTTCTGGAACCCAGTTCATCAGCTATGTGCTCTCAAACCACCCTTGTCATCAGGAGAAAACTCTTTTGCCAAATCTAAACCAACAAGCCTTGCTTTAACTGAGACACCTACCTAATTTATGGTGGGCCCTAAAcctcaaaaaaatgtttagaataatTAAGCAACCACCTTTGAAACTAGGCAACGAACTGCAGACAGATAAATCCTTCTGTTGTGTGAATGTAATAGTGGGCAAATAGTGTTTCCTTCCGGTTTGCAAAGGCAAGTGCAGGAAATTTACTCATGGcaaattttttccctttgaaattcaTGACTTGGCATTTAGAGTGAAGTAAAATAAGAGAgggaaattctatttttcaaatgGCTACTGCTCTCATTGGACTGAAACTGCAGGAGTGGAACCAGACAAGGTAAAACACCACAGCATAGAGGGGAAATTGGCAAAGAATGTACTCTTCTGTGCCATGACTTTTATTCCCTTATGCACTTTAGCACAGAGCACAGCATCTCCCAGATACTACTTACTGATGAACACCTTTAGAGAAagtaaagttaatatttttgtttcctagggatgccgtaacaaagtaccacacagaCTAGGCGACTTGAAccagaaatttattctcccacAAGTCAGGAggcttgaagtccaagatcaaggtgtcagctgatCTGAAGTCTCTAAGGGAAAAACCTTTCCTTGCCCCTCCCTAGCTTCTGGTGATGGCTGGCAacccttggtgttccttggtATGCACCTGGGtcactctgatctctgcctctgttgtcacctggccttctctgtgtctgttttctgttcttgCTAAGGgcaccagccatattggattaggaacCTAATAACCTCATCGTAACCTGGttgtatctgcaaagaccctatttccaagtaaggtcacattcacagatacTGGAGGTTAAGACAACATCTTTTAAGCACACAACTCAATGAGTAACTATGTATCCAATATGGGATCTTTCAAGCGCATGAGAATTGTTTACGCCAAGACTCAAGGGCCCAGCAACCGCATGGGGAACCATGatctttttacatgtttgttacttgtttttgagagagcacaagtaggtaaggggcagagagagagacagagagagagggaggcacagactccgaagcagacgcccggctccaagctgtcagcacagagccccacacagggcttgaacgcacagacggtgagctcacgacctgaaccaaaaggcagacgcttaaccgactatgccacgCAGGCTCCCCAGAACCATGATCTTCTCAAAGCTCGAACCTGGCCATTTCGTATTTCCGCCCGAAGTTCTTCATAGGTTAAAATTTCAGCTGCTCTGCATGGAATGATCTGGTGTAGTTCTACCACCTGGGCACCACCCTTTCCTTACGCGTCCCCTTCTTACAGCTCTATAAACTGTGTGCTTTCCGGAACCCGCCGAAATCCCCCGTGTCTTCTGCCCTCGTACGTCCGCTTGTCTCGCTGAAATGCACCCAATCTTCTCGTAACAAATTTTTACTCATTCCTCACGTTTCATCTCCAGAACTTCCTCCCCTGTGAGGCCATGCCTCACCTCCCTGGGCAGTCCTACGAGCCCACAAGAGGGTCGGTACTGAGGAGAGAAACTCAAAAGTCAGAAAACAGGGGTTTGGGTCTGGGCTCCGTCACTTAGCAGCTGTAACCTTGGGatagttacctaacctctctctgcctgtgccccTCCGTATAACAGGGGGGTATAAATAGTGCCACTTGAGGGTTAGTGTATGattgaaatgaattaaatgtgAGACGCTCACTACAGTGACCGGCACGGGCTACGTGTTTCAATGTTAATTACGATCTGTGAATCACAGCTATTGTCAGATTCACAGTGTAATTTCTGGCATATGTTTTCCTCTGTAGATTACAAACTATTTGAGGACAAGgactatatttttcctttgtgcatTCCCAGCCTAGAATAGTCTCTGACATTCAAACATTTGTGGCGTAAAATGCGGAGGCCCCAAGCTGAAGAAAGGCATGGGGGAGtgattcctctttctccaggaAGACTtgtagagccttcagagggatgAAGGCACAGGGACACAAGAAACGAGAAATGTAATCACCACCACGGAGGGACAAACTCTTTATGCAGATGGTATCCCTGGGTGCCTGGATGCCGAGCTCATCacgggcactcaataaatatgttcaaagaggGGAAATCAGGGGTATGCAACAGGAGtggaacaaaagaaatattttttttcctttttaaacaccTCCGTGTGAAAATTATAGAAGGGATGTCGTGTGCCATTAATGTACAGACGTTGCTCAAATTTAAAGAAAGCTTAAGCTTGCAAACCAAGATGTCCAAAGAATCTCTTCACAATGTAAACCAAACTTTCCCACCTGAGGACTGAGAAATATTAAggcatgttattttatatatcagTCTTCTGTGCCCCTCAGCATCTAAGAGATATTTCATTGTTAATATATGCAGGTTTAAAGTATGggaaatcggggcgcctgggtggctcagtcggttaagcgtctgactttggctcatgtcatgatctcgtggttcgtgagttcgagccctgcatcaggctctgtgctgacagctcagagcctggagcctgcttcggattctgtgtctccctctctctgccccttccccactcacacacagtctctctctctctctctctctctctctcaaatataaatgaacatttacaaatttttaaaaagtatgggaaatctatttgtttttatatgaaaCATAATGACATTAGGAAACTTTACTAAATTCCACATTTCTTATCCTTTTACTCAGGTATCCGCCCCGCCCCCATCTGAGTCACACAAACACAGAATGTATTTGAAATGAGGGCTCAGAATACCAAGTACTTACTCTGAAAATATTACTTCCTAGAAAATGATCGAAACCAAGCCTTCCAATGTTTAGGATGCAAGGTGAGGATAACATCATGAAAGAGATCTGTGTTTTGCTTAATtcactgtctcttaaaaatgcaaatttctagaaaaataagttttcaaatcTGTAAAGCTTgttccccctttatttttttgttgtgatTCAGAAATACAAGATACGAAAATTAGGTTACAATTCTGCCACAAAAGCTTCCAAAGTAGCAAACACAAGTtctaatatatatcaaaatagCCATGTGCAttcttacactttaaaaatgtctttaaagttGCCCCATCAAGCAAGTGTAAAATATAATAGCTATTAACTCCTCTTCAAAATATCAAATCTGCCATCACTGCAGCGAACTAAGCAAGGTTTACTCCAGGATATGGAAGGTTATGTTtagtatgtactttttaaaactgagttaCTAATAAGAACTAAGGACATGAGAAAGATACAAAGCATCGTGTGTCAAAAACTATGAATACTTAAAAGTGTCCTCATGTGAGTAAGACATGTTTAAATTAGAACatgacataataaaattaaatctgttGATGatataattcagtaaaaaaaattatcatggtATTGCCTTCTTCTAGAAAGACAAAGACGTACAATTCTTTGAATTGGAGCAActatttcctaaatgtttttgTCATCTAAATATTAGAAACGGTCTCTCAATGTTTCACTTCCAAGAATCGACAATATACGGTTTAACAAACAGATTTAAAACTAAACGTATATACGTATTAACGTAAAGAGGCCATTATGGACAGcatttttaattctctctctctcagctttgaaaattaattattaaaaaatacagaaaagaacaatTACCTTGACTTggtttttttgtaaaaaaaaaaaaaaaccttttttaaacctttttcaGTAATGAAGGGTCCTTGAATATATTTTGGTATTTCTATGGATGAATGACATcaggcatttttaaataaatatactcgCAAATACGCTATAACAAAACAGTAAAACCAAAGCCGGCAGAGACAAGATTTAGAACCAACACTCACATAATAAACTGTTGTTGGCTACAAACAGAAAGCCAACATTTCATCAGAATTGTAATTAAACTCTTTCTGCCACAGGTAAGGCATAGACACTTCTGTTGAATCAATgaccccttaaaaaaaaagccaatagcTTCCTGAACAATCTGActcatggttttttgttttccttcccctgagCAAAAACACAAGtctacgtaaaaaaaaaaaaaaaaaatgaataaaaattgagccaaaaaagataaaaaatagaatttgccTTTGTCCTATTTTCATGTTTCCGATGAAGTCAGATCTTTGCGTGATGCTGCTGAATTTCTATAATCCTTTACCAAACCCTTAGGGCCAGATGTGTTTCAGATTTCTTAATTTGTTAGATTTGGAAAAGGCATATGGGACATACACTGGATATTACAGAACATCTCCACAGAATCCGGGGCAATACCTACAATTAAACCCACTAGTGTCTCTTCAGGAAAAAAGAGTAGTAGATGAAATAGATACATCAAAACTATAATACATCAGATTTGGCTATCAAATGAATAATGGCACTAAatttagaaagaggaaaaaaaaaacaaaccaccttAGTTTTCAAAGCTTTCTGGATACAGAGCTTTGGCCCTTTGACATCTCTGACAAAAAAAGCCCATTCCCTGACATTTTGGTCTAAACAAAATCTGCTCTCGTGAGAGGGCTTCCATTGGGCTGGGGATAATAGTTCCCACCATGCAACAGGGGCTCTTAAATTTGTTCAGGTAGCAGATTCCCTGGAGGTAATAACAGTACAGTCTATGAGGATAACTTGAGAAGTGTATATTGAAATAACTGGTTAAATAGTGAACTGTATTAAATGAGACACCATCTTGGACTAGATTTTCATATAGACCAGCAGTAAAGTGCTGATATTCAAGGAACATTTAGGAGAGAAACAAATACAAGTGAGAAACATCCCGATATTAACATAAATGTTTTCTGTACCTTAAGGAGACACAGTCATTATTCTCTCTCAGAGACCATGAAATACGACCTAACATAGTTTGCAAACAATAAACAAGGGCTGTATGAGACtgaaagaatcatgaaagtacTGTGGCGTCAACCCACCCCCACAAACTGCAATGAAGTCACTCCAAGCAACGTATATATTCAATAATAATTTCTTCTATCTTTGTCAGTGTTAAAGTATGCCATTCCCAGATCCTCATTAAAAGAACACTAGGAATTAAAGCCATGAAACATcttacttgaaaaaagaaaaaaagaagtcattttgaAGTCAAGAGGGCCAAAAACTCAAGAGCAAAGAAGGTTGGCtataatttttaagtctttaatctttTGTATGCATAGTATATGCATACTTGTGTATGCAAGGAAGAGGGGGGTAGCATTATGAGGAAGGTGACTTGCCTTCAGCAGGGGAGCGAGTACAGTGATGGCGTGAAGCAGGGAACATCGGCCAAACTCATCAGAGGCACTTTATTGTAGAAATCCACTAAACTGAGCAACGGAGCTTGGGATCTAAAAACGGCAGTCACGGGGCCGAGAGGGCTCCAGGGCTATGTGACAGGAGTGATAACTGGGCTTCCTTACCATGGGGCACGAAGAGAAGGTTCTCTGGGTCAGCAGGAGTCACAGAAACGATGGGTGATCATTTTCTTGCCAAGATGAGGATCTGCGAGCTCGGCCCTGTCCTATCTTCTTTTCCTTAATGAGGAAACCATACATGGACGCTCATCAGCCTTTCCTAAAAGCTACATGTATGCTACGAGAAGAATGTCACGCTTTTCTGAGTTTTTTCGTGTTTTAATTAATTCAtgagttaatttaaaaagtcaagtcAAAAAATTTTCACTggtcattttttggttttgtttttgtttttttacaaaaatagtatAGCAGTATCAGCaaaactggaaaggaagggatgggaagaatggaaagagccctcTAACGGAATGGGCGGGCTCCACGTCACCATGGCTATTGAAGAAATTGTAAACTTTTAagcttctaagattttatttctcttcagaaaAAATTGGGGGAGGCTGCCTTTCCCCGtgaatgaaaaatgagaagtgCTCTAAGCATTCGCGTCTATCTAAAGAAGGCAGGAAAGCGTGATTTTTCCTACTGGAGgatccttctctccttcccttccactgCACTGCCCTCTCTCATCCCCCTGTAGTTTTACGggatcaaagagagagagaagccacgaGTTTCCACCAGAAGCACAGTGAGTCAGGGGCTCTCTCGTGCATTCAGGCTCTCCAGCAATGTGTGAAACTCCTCTTGAATCAAATACACCATGttaaaaagaaggggggaaaaaaaaggctcccaaaacccacagaatgcctTTCGTGGAAGGTTAAGAATGTCCTTGAGACGTCGTCCTATGTATCATAAGGTACATTTCTGGGCTTAATCtcagtggaggaagaaaaagaataaatagaaaaacgtAAATGATCACTCTGGAATGACgttctttcccctgctcacaggcCCTTTGGTCCCATACGATCCTCATGTCTCCACCTCAGACAATCAGGGGCCTCCCGTTCCATATTTGCATAGTATTAATAATATCACCTGGCGCTGAACATCTATCCCCTCGCCTGAGCCAGGTATCTGAAGAGCGCTGGTCCAATCTCACAGATTCAAAAGCAACACATTTAAGTGGCTGTAGGTCACAATCTGGGTCCCTTTAAGCAGCAGGCTGTTCAGATTATTTAGAAACAGTCTTTTCTCCCGGGGTAAGAATTAGGCCGTTTTGTCTGCAACTTCAGATTTCGCTCTCTGCATCATGCAGCGACGGACTATGCTGTCGAAACTTCCCAGGTAAAACAGAGCAATGGTGCGGAACAGGCCCATGGTGACCACctgcaagacagagacagaccccTGAGCTCGTCCGACAGCACAAAACAACAGCTCTCTTCAagggtttgtttttaagttttgtttattttgagagagaaagggagagagatggaacatgagtggaagaagggcagagagagagggagagagagaatcccaagcatgcagggcccaatgtggggcttgaactcacgaaccgggagattgtgacctgagccgaagtccgatgcttaaccaactgagccacccaggtgcccctgataaacGGTTTCTAAGACACATCTTCCCATCTGCTCCAAGGATAGGCACGACGAAAACCCCGGAAGTGTCAGGAGAACACAGAGGACAGGAACTGTCCGCTCTGCACCCCTGGACGGCACGTGTCCATCAGAGAGGTCACAGCGAAATATTTGTCCAATTAATAAACTCAAATtagacaaagaacaaaaacaggtATTCCCACTAGTCCTAGGGTTCTACCAGCTAGGGAAGAGCCACTCCAGCATCCCAAATATCCAAACTACCATTAAGGCTTTGTGGTGCAAGACTTACGTTCTGATCGCAAAAGTCAGACCGTATGCTCAGCGCTAACACTGTGGGCAGAAAGACACCGTGCTTGCCCTCCACGAGCTTATTAGATAATTGGAAAGACAACCAGCTGGAGGAGGTAATTACTGCGTCCAGTTGAGACAGCGGATGTCCATTAACTGTCACTCTTTCTGCCACTGCGCTCTCcctaggaattttttaaattcctagaaacataaggAGAAGCATTTTCAAATACACTCGTTCTCAAAAACCTTGCCTCCCACGTGCCCTTTTCCAGAAAAGTATTAGAAGAGTTAAAAAGGCACATTAAGGGgtcaacaaagaaaaacaatgtcatGTGACCCAGGAGGCGGGGGACCCGGCCCagatgagaggcagaggggaccCCCGGACTTGCGGCAGTCAGTCCTGACGGGTGGCTCGGAGGCTCCAGGAAGGATTCCttccagaaggggaaactgaCAGAGTGCCTGATATGTCAGAGGGGAAATGAAGACGGTCATTGTTAATCATACATAGAAAAGGGCCGATAACGGTTccgaagaaaacaaaaggttgcacaagaaaggaaaattaataatgTGTAATACGGAGTTCGGCTGCGAATAGCAtttaaatagccaaaataatgatGACCTCAAATACAGATCTAACCCAAATCGCAACAGAAGTAAAATGGGGGGTGCGaatggaggggaggtggctgtAAGCAGAAGGAGGAGGGCGTGAAGACGAGCTAACTCCTCATCTGTCTGGGTAGAAATCAGCGGAGGGGGCCACGGCAGTCTAGACTCTGGATGCACCCTCGATGGAGATGTGGAGGCGAATCTCAGGAGGCCCCGCCCACAGGAcagcggggcggcggggggggggggggggggggagcggggggggggcatgtggCACAGGGGCCGCTGTTGCTCCGAGGGAGCCCTGAGAACACTGGTTCTCTGAAGGGCGTGTCAGGACAACGCTGAAAAACCTAAGAACCAAAGGGAGGCTGGAAAAAGGCAAAGCGACAGGGCCAGCAATGAGGTCAGTGGTTGCCCGGGattcaggaggagggagggagggacgagcAGGCGAAGCACAGGAGAATGTTCGGGCTGGGGAACTATCCCACGTGACAGTCCAACGATGGTCACGTGGCGGCTATACACCTGTCAAAACAGGTGTGACCCCAAGACTGAACCCTAATGCAAACCAATGACGTCTGCAGACTGGCTCATCAACGGGGACAACAGACCGTGCTAATTGATGCAAGATGCTAAGAATGGGGAGCCgggtggggacaggaagagagctCCCTAATTTCAActcaaattttttttgaaatgttttatttattttggggcgagtgagcatgagcgggggaggggcagacagagaaggggggcagaggatccgaagtgggctctgccctgacctcaGGGAGCCGGCTGTGGGGCTCGGGGAACCCTggggtcgtgacctgagcggaggtcCACCCAGGCAACTCagcccaaccgagccacccaggggcccctcaactCAAATCTTCTGTCAACATAAAACtgtcctaaaaaataaagtttattacttgaaaagaaaaaacacctaacggaaagaaaaacacatcaaGAAAAAGCAACTGTAACACCGCATGCCAAAACACCAAAATACTTAAGTCCAAGGAATTTTACTGTCTTGGGAGTTTTCCGCAAAAAAGCAACATATAAGGTGAGActtgcagttggtgggttggTTGTAACAGTTGGTCAGAAAAAGGAAGCGTGGGgatagaggggcagagacaaagtcttggaaagagggggaagaaaggcagaaggTGAGCGGAGTCAAAGGTCAGAGGGTTACCCCACGTGACGTCACGGAAGCTGTTTACCTCAGTGGTACTGGGGAGCCACTGAGGGTTGCCATGCCAGGTGGGTCTGCAGTTCAGAAAAACCAGCGTGGAACAGTGATGGCGCTCTGGTGCACCGGGCCTGGGATGGGTGCTGTGAGGCCCCCGGGATGGGGGGCCCGCGTCCTGTGTCACCGGAGGGGCCACCACCTGCCCCAGCTGGTTACTGCCAGGTGCCATGAGGCCTTCTGATTTCCCAAGAGAAGTCCGAAATCTGGACTTTGTGTggaaaatctaattaaaaaatttttatctcAACAAGCACACTCGTACCAGATGAACCAAACATTTTATAGGCCCTCGGGCCCCCAGTGACGACCTCTGGCTCGCAGAGCATGAGACCCAGGCAGGGAGCCGACCGCGGTGTCCCAGGCCCGAACTGCGAGAGCAGCGGCCGCTGGGGAAAGGAGCGGACCagggactggagggagggagggatggaccTGACCCCTCATGCGcggggcagaaggaggggggcagggacgCCACCCACTGCCTCGTCGGGCTCCTGAATGAACACGAACACTGATCCTGATCACAGCACCAATACGGAATCGGGGCCGGGATGCTGGGAAACAGGGCTCTACTGTGGGCAGTGCGGTCACAGCCCGGGGAAACATCTCAAAGAAGCGTATTCGGCACCGGAGTGGAGGAAGCAGCTCCGTGCTCAAGTTTTAGGTTTGGCGTCACGGAAGCAGAAGGGACAAGGTGACCACACAGCACGTGAGGAACACAGGGGGCGGCTCCAGCCAGCCTCCGAAGCTCCTAGCATGTGCCAGGCGCGGGCCGAGAGGGGCATCATGTAGTACAGCCTCCATCTCTAAGAGAAAGTCACAGAGTCGTGGAAGAGAAGAGTGAGGGAAACCCACACCCGAGTCATTTGGGTTTTCAGTCTAGACACGGTCGGCGGCACATGACTTCGTACCAGGTTATAAACTATATAAACTACCCATCGGCGTAGACAGGCCCCTTCACGGGCAGCCTTCTCTCTGTCTACACTCCACCATCTGCCATTGGGTCTGTGCAGAGCCAGCCCTCTGTTAGGACACTTGTTATATGACATGGCACGGGTAGcatttttttgtctgtctctccccctagCCCATAAGCCCCTGGGGCTGGAGACATTGCTCCCTCCTGATTCTGCACGCAGCACATCCACAAGCGGTTAACTTCCGTGTGGCCTGGATGGACCAGAATTTGTGGAAGAGTAGGCTCTGCGTTGAATCCTTGACTCGTTACCTCCCTAGGCTTAGTTGCCCGTGACCTGACTCGCCTAGGAAAGGTGTTCTGTTCTGATACCCAGTACCTTCCATCACTCTACCGCAAACACTCGGATCGGTGGTTCTCAGACGAGAACCCGGACGAACACCCCGAGGGCGGAAGCGgccttccctctctgtgtccacAGTGCCCAGAACACAGAAGACCTCTCCCCTGTCGGAACCCCTCTGGTGGTGTCTTTAACCTACGTCCAAGTTTCGTGTCCCtgacacagggagggagacaatggATACTGCCCCATCCTCAGATGAAGGCACGGAGTCTTCCTTCAGCCTTTTCTCATTGGGGTTCAATGAAAggcactgtctgtctgtccgtccatctGTCCGTTGACGTAGGCATAGCTCACCTGCTGGAGCCCTTCAGTAATAGAAGTCACAGGAGCCATTCCACAGGTCAGGGATGAGAGCATGTACCCATCTGAGCCAATGGA contains these protein-coding regions:
- the KDSR gene encoding 3-ketodihydrosphingosine reductase isoform X4, with the protein product MSVNYLGSVYPSRAVITTMKERRVGRIVFVSSQAGQLGLFGFTAYSSSKFAIRGLAEALQMEVKPYNVYVTVAYPPDTDTPGFAEENKTKPLETRLISETVSVCKPEQVAKQIVKDAIQGNFNSSIGSDGYMLSSLTCGMAPVTSITEGLQQIFHTKSRFRTSLGKSEGLMAPGSNQLGQVVAPPVTQDAGPPSRGPHSTHPRPGAPERHHCSTLVFLNCRPTWHGNPQWLPSTTEVVTMGLFRTIALFYLGSFDSIVRRCMMQRAKSEVADKTA